A DNA window from Maribellus comscasis contains the following coding sequences:
- a CDS encoding GumC family protein: MKLLFFIRLLLKHFALLIIMPIAMAALVFFITSKQSKTYTSSSLIYTGIASGSSITSLESAKRDLFGTNTAFDNLITIIKERNTIEEIGLRLFVSHLLSGGSNIEKISKNKYQELMEIVPDEVKELAVRNDFDKTLENIKAYRDKDYTNFIYELINYEHPDYSIKKISSKLKVSRVKSSDLIEISYESDDPGICKNTLEILNEVFIKKYSFIQANQSDAVVQYFKGQLENAIIKLDEAENELLEFNQTNTIINYNEQTKHIASEKEHFDLTYMDIKMKNVAAKSVLQVLEAKMSPLEKQKINNEKILNLRNKLSDLNIEIALKTYEAKKDSSLEQGLIERITELKKEENDTQQELRDAVKEQYLFDNTTEGVPSTTIIEDWIDKTIEYEATKAQLLLGEMQKKEYDQLFIDYAPLGATMKRLERKISVAEREYLSILHSFDLAKLNQQNIELNSNLKILVEPLFPINPEPSKRKYLVIIAFMIGFIIPASVIILLEFLDQSIGTAKRAEELMGLSLAAIYPNLSKINKNIDIESLKNKGNNIIVRRLILNSEKREHKKPEINLFFSIQSGEGKTMIATMLLNELAKSGYKVLLLSHNKIDDVKNFDIYTYNTNKAFQHIETSNEFINNCVSENFDVNQYDYIFFEIPGLIDHTYPIKLFKNVNQTYIIVRANRAWTNSDKYALKDVIEATKENEPQIILNGVKVEEMENVLGDLPRKRSFFRKLIKNTLRFHFYSR, translated from the coding sequence TTGAAACTACTTTTTTTCATAAGACTATTGCTTAAGCATTTTGCTTTGCTGATTATTATGCCGATCGCAATGGCGGCATTGGTGTTCTTCATCACTTCAAAACAATCCAAAACTTATACCTCGAGTAGTTTAATATATACCGGTATCGCCAGCGGTTCTTCAATTACTTCGTTAGAAAGTGCAAAAAGAGATTTATTTGGAACCAACACAGCTTTTGATAATTTAATTACCATTATTAAAGAGCGAAATACCATTGAAGAAATCGGGTTACGGCTATTTGTGAGTCATTTGCTATCAGGAGGTTCAAATATTGAAAAAATATCAAAAAATAAATATCAGGAATTAATGGAAATTGTACCTGATGAAGTTAAGGAGCTGGCCGTAAGGAATGATTTTGATAAAACACTCGAAAATATTAAGGCATACAGAGATAAAGACTACACAAACTTCATTTACGAACTTATTAACTATGAACATCCGGATTACAGCATAAAGAAAATTTCTTCGAAGCTAAAAGTGAGTAGAGTCAAATCGAGCGATTTGATTGAAATCTCATACGAATCCGATGATCCTGGTATTTGTAAAAATACACTGGAAATTCTAAACGAGGTTTTCATCAAAAAATATTCTTTTATTCAGGCAAATCAGTCAGATGCTGTTGTCCAATATTTTAAAGGTCAGTTAGAAAATGCTATAATCAAATTGGATGAAGCGGAAAATGAACTTCTCGAATTTAACCAAACAAATACAATTATCAATTATAACGAACAAACAAAACATATTGCTTCTGAGAAAGAGCATTTTGATTTAACGTATATGGATATCAAAATGAAAAATGTAGCTGCCAAGTCGGTATTACAAGTTCTTGAGGCAAAAATGTCACCGCTTGAAAAGCAAAAAATTAATAATGAAAAGATATTAAACCTGCGAAATAAATTATCAGATCTCAACATTGAAATTGCGTTGAAAACTTACGAAGCAAAAAAGGATTCTTCGCTGGAGCAAGGGTTGATTGAAAGAATAACTGAATTAAAAAAAGAAGAAAATGATACCCAGCAGGAACTGAGAGATGCAGTAAAAGAACAATACCTTTTTGACAACACCACAGAAGGAGTTCCGTCAACAACCATTATAGAAGACTGGATTGACAAAACAATTGAATATGAAGCAACTAAAGCTCAGTTACTTCTTGGCGAAATGCAAAAAAAAGAATATGACCAGCTTTTTATTGATTATGCACCCTTAGGTGCAACAATGAAAAGGTTGGAACGAAAAATTTCTGTGGCGGAGAGAGAGTATTTATCAATATTACATAGTTTTGATCTGGCAAAACTCAACCAACAAAATATTGAACTAAATTCAAATTTAAAAATATTAGTTGAGCCATTATTCCCCATTAATCCGGAACCAAGCAAAAGAAAATACCTGGTTATTATCGCATTTATGATCGGATTTATTATTCCGGCATCTGTAATTATTCTTTTAGAATTTCTGGATCAAAGTATTGGTACAGCAAAGAGAGCTGAAGAGTTAATGGGATTAAGTCTGGCTGCCATCTATCCCAATCTGTCCAAAATCAATAAAAACATTGATATTGAATCACTTAAAAATAAAGGGAACAATATTATTGTTCGAAGATTAATCTTAAATTCGGAAAAAAGAGAACACAAAAAACCGGAAATTAACTTGTTCTTTAGTATTCAGAGTGGTGAAGGTAAAACGATGATCGCTACAATGTTGCTTAATGAACTGGCAAAATCAGGTTATAAAGTTTTGCTCCTCTCACATAACAAAATAGACGATGTAAAGAATTTTGATATTTATACCTACAATACAAACAAAGCTTTTCAGCATATTGAAACGTCTAATGAGTTTATCAATAACTGTGTATCTGAAAATTTTGACGTTAATCAATATGATTATATATTTTTTGAAATACCCGGCTTGATAGACCACACTTATCCGATTAAACTATTTAAGAATGTAAATCAAACGTATATTATTGTAAGGGCAAACAGGGCATGGACCAACTCCGATAAATACGCTCTAAAAGATGTTATTGAAGCAACGAAGGAAAATGAACCGCAAATTATTTTAAACGGAGTGAAAGTGGAAGAAATGGAAAATGTGCTTGGTGATTTACCCAGAAAAAGAAGCTTCTTTAGGAAATTAATAAAGAACACTTTAAGATTTCACTTTTATTCAAGATGA
- a CDS encoding TolC family protein, with translation MKFFTKTGIVISLLLVWVNVIFAQTYDELLKNTSGGKDITERLPSIAELQAKAIANSPTLKYIDTDIEVKNYQIKTEKRVWMKQVGVETGAKYGLFDNLVISEDIGQGDINTQTTEQTRYYLGVYLKLPLSSVVDKSSINAAKSEVEKVRYQKQKSEQELNELVIKQYYSVVRAHRSIIVKANAVESYRVQMLRAKMDFENNQISVAEYSRLNDMLLNSITSLEDVKIEFEVALQLLEETIGEEIKIKKFEN, from the coding sequence ATGAAATTTTTCACAAAAACCGGTATTGTAATTAGCCTGCTTTTAGTTTGGGTGAATGTAATATTTGCTCAAACGTACGATGAATTGCTAAAAAACACCTCCGGTGGAAAAGATATTACCGAAAGGTTACCCTCAATTGCAGAGCTGCAGGCAAAAGCAATTGCAAATTCCCCAACCCTTAAATATATCGATACCGATATTGAAGTTAAAAACTATCAAATTAAGACGGAAAAAAGAGTGTGGATGAAACAAGTGGGGGTTGAAACCGGCGCCAAATATGGTCTTTTTGATAATTTAGTTATATCAGAAGATATTGGTCAGGGAGACATAAACACTCAAACTACAGAGCAAACAAGATATTATCTGGGAGTATATTTAAAATTACCGTTGTCTTCGGTAGTCGACAAATCCAGCATAAATGCTGCTAAATCAGAGGTAGAAAAAGTCAGATACCAGAAACAAAAAAGTGAACAGGAGTTGAATGAGTTGGTGATTAAACAGTATTACAGCGTTGTACGGGCGCATCGCAGTATCATCGTAAAAGCAAATGCGGTTGAATCATATCGAGTGCAAATGTTAAGGGCTAAAATGGATTTTGAAAACAATCAGATATCAGTTGCCGAATATTCAAGGTTAAACGATATGTTATTGAATTCAATTACGAGCCTTGAAGACGTAAAAATTGAATTCGAAGTTGCTTTGCAACTATTAGAGGAAACGATAGGAGAAGAGATTAAAATTAAAAAATTTGAAAATTGA